The Dyadobacter sandarakinus DNA window GGCGGGCTGAGTAACCCGGCCCATCGCTGTTTTTAAATCAATTCACCGTTCCGCCATTCCATACATCGGTTTCGGGTTGTACAAAGGAGAGACTACCATCCTTCTGCTCGGCCATCAGGATCATTCCGTGGCTTTCCATGCCCATCATTTTGCGTGGGGCCAGGTTGGCCAGGTACAGTACCTTTTTGCCAATGATAGCTTCCGGTTTGAAATGTTCCGAAATCCCACTAAGCACCGTACGTTTTTCCAAACCGATGTCTACCAGCAATTTGAGCAGCTTTTTGCTTTTCGGTACTGCTTCGGCTTCCAGGATGGTTGCTACACGTATATCCATTTTGGCAAAATCATCATACTGGATTTCTGCTTTCACAGGACTTACTACTTTTCCTTCAAGCTCATTCTGACGTTTTGCATCATGCAGCTTCTGAATTTGCCTTTCGACCACGTGGTCTTCTATTTTTTCAAACAAAAGCTTCCCTTCCGGCACCAGGGAACCGGCAGTCAGCAGGTCGGCTTTTCCCGCATCCAGCCAGTCTTTTCCGGCAATGCCCAGCTGCTCCCGGATTTTTGCAGCTGTAAACGGAAGCACAGGTTCCGCCACAATCGACAGCGTTCCGCATACCTGCAAAGCCAGGTTAAGAATAGTATTCACACGCTCAGGATCCGTTTTGATCACATGCCACGGCTGGGTATCGGCCAGGTACTTGTTACCAAGGCGCGCCAGGTCCATAATATAGGAAAGTGCCTCCCGGAAGCGGTAGGCCTCAATCGACTCGCCGATGCGCGCAGGAAAAGCTGCCAGCTCGCTCAGTAATGCCCGGTCGGCATCTTCCAGGTTCCCGGCAGCCGGTACTTTCCCGTCACAAAACTTCTGGGTCAGCACCGTGGCCCGGTTAATGAAATTCCCGAAAATACCGACGAGCTCACTGTTGTTTCTGGTCTGAAAATCCTTCCACGTAAACTCACTGTCCTTGGTTTCAGGTGCACTGGCAGTGAGTACATAACGCAGTACATCCTGCTTATCGGGCAACTCTTCCAGGTATTCGTGCAGCCACACAGCCCAGTTGCGGGAAGTTGAGATCTTATCGCCTTCCAGGTTCATGAATTCATTGGCAGGTACATTATCAGCCAGAATATAGTTACCCTCAGCCATCAGAGTAGCCGGAAATATGATGCAGTGGAAAACGATATTGTCTTTACCAATAAAATGCACCAGCTTGGTTTCTCCCCCGCCATCTTCCGCTGGCCGCCACCATTTTTCCCAGCCCTCGTCGCTTCCGTTTTGCTGCACAAGCCAGTCTTTGGTGGCCGAGATATAGCCGATGGGCGCTTCAAACCATACATACAATACCTTTCCGTCCGTGTGAGGCAGTGGTACGCTGATGCCCCAGTCGAGATCACGGGTCATTGCGCGGGGTTTAAGCCCGTCTTTCAGCCACGACTGGCATTGGCCGGCCACGTTGGTTTTCCATTCGGGGTGACTGTTGATATATTCCTCGATTTGCGACTGCATGGTGTCCAGGGGCAAATACCAGTTTTTGGTCGCTTTTAAGACAGGCTTGGCTCCCGAGAGCATCGAGCGTGGATCTTTGAGCTCCATCGGGCTGAGGGTAGAGCCACAACGCTCACATTGATCACCGTAAGCATTGGGATTGGCACATACCGGGCAAGTACCGACAATGTAACGGTCGGCCAGGAACTGCTGCGCAGTTTCATCATAGTACTGCTCCGTCGTCTCCTCGGTAAACACCCCTTTGTTATACAAGTCCAGAAAAAACGCCTGCGAGGTCTCGTGATGGATCGGCTTGCTTGTCCGGGAATAGATATCGAATGTAATGCCCAGCGCTTTGAAAGACTGGTCAATTTGTGCGTAGTACTTGTCAACAACGCCCTGTGGGGTAAGTCCTTCCTTTTTTGCCCGGATGGTAATAGGAACACCGTGCTCGTCGGTGCCACTGATAAAAGCTACTTCCTTCCGGTTGGACCGCAGGTACCTGACGTAAATATCAGCCGGAATATAACAGCCAGCCAGGTGCCCGATGTGAATAGGACCATTGGCATAGATGAGCGCAGCAGTAACAGTATATCGTTGTGGATTGGAGATAGGCATTGGTATTTGTCAAAAAAATAAGTTGAAGTGCCTGAAAAGTCATTTTACGGCTTTTATGCAGGCACGTAAAAATAGTAAAAGCGACAACGTTCCCGACTAGTCTGCGGATGTTTTCGGCAAATGCATGCACGGGCAGAAAGATATATAAGCCTGTCAGGTAAGCGCTGAAACGGGATCTTGCAGTCAAAATACCTTCTTACAGCCCGGAGGTATTTTTTTGTCCTTAATATTTCAATACCGAACTTGGGAACTGAAAATTTTAAGGAGCTCGCATGAAAGTTCTTGTTACCGGTGCTACCGGGCTGGTTGGAAGTCATACGGCACGCAAGCTGATTGCAGCAGGCTGCGAGGTGCATGCATTGGTCAGGAATGGTGCCAACAGGAGCCTGCTGTCCGGCATTGAAAGCTCCATTACCTGGCAGGAGGGCGATATCCTTGATCTTGGAGCGCTGGAATCAGCGATACGCCAGGTCGACTATGTGGTGCACGCGGCGGCTGTGGTATCCTTTGTGCCCCGTGATCGTAAAATGATGTACAAGGTAAATGTTGAGGGCACTGCCAATGTGGTCAATGTTTGTCTGAAATACCCCATCAAAAAGCTCTGCCACGTCAGCAGCATCGCCGCAATTGGCAGGCCCGACAGCCGTAAATTCCAGGCCGGCCGTGAAGTGGTACTCAATGAAGACCAGCGCTGGGAAGACTCTCCCGAGAACTCGGAGTATGCCAAAACCAAGCACTTAGCCGAGCTGGAAGTGTGGAGGGGCATTGCGGAGGGACTGGGCGCCGTAATTGTGAACCCGACCGTAATTCTCGGAGAGGGCGATTGGACCAGGAGCAGTACGCAGCTTTTTCGATATGTGTACAAGGAAAATCCATTCTATACTGAGGGCATCGCCAATGTAGTGGATGTGCAGGACGTAGCTGAGGTTATTGAAAAACTCCTATTTTCGAACATCTCGGGCGAGCGTTTTTTGCTCAATGCAGGATCAATTACGTACGAAAATTTGTTCTCCTTAATCGCAGACGCTATGGGTAAGATGCGACCCGCCTATCAGGTAAAACCATGGCTTGCAGGGATCATCTGGCGCATAGAGGCAGTACGGACGTGGCTGCTCGGCACAAAGCCGCTGATTACCAAAGAAACAGCCAAATCAGCAGCCCGAAAAATCAGATACGACAATCGAAAAATAAGGGAAGCATTAGATTTTAGCTTTCAGCCAGTTGAGAAAAGCGTGTCGCGGATTAGTGAAAGTTTGCTTGGCAAGATTTGAATAACGGGGATTTATTTTATAACTTTCTTTCATTAACAGTTAGAAAAGGGAGCCCTCAGATTTAACTTAAAGTAGGTATGATGGAGAAAAATTTCGGGGAAAGAAGAGACTACTTAAATGAAACCTTGCTCAGGTTTGAGAGAATGCTGAAAACCAGTGAGCCGGTATTTTTCGATCTGGACACTTATGAAAAGGTTACCATACATTACATAGAAAAAGGGGATTGGGACAAGGCATTTAAAGCCTGCGAGCTGGGCCTTTCCGACTATCCTTACTCCCTTGATTTGCTGCTGAACATGGTGCAGCTGCATGCCAATCGCGGTGAGCACGACCTGGCTCAGGAGATCCTCGAAAGAGCATCGCTGTTTCATCCGGGCGATATTGAAATATCCTTTATGCAGGTCGCCATATCCAACATGATGGGGGAATATGAAGAGGCCATTGAAGTCCTTGAAGGTCTTCTGCAGCGTGTGGAAGATCAGGATGAGATTTACTTTCAGATCGGGCAAACGTACCAGAACTGGGGCAAATACGAGGATGCGATCCTGTACTACAAAAAATCGCTGCGCAACAATCTGAATAACGAAAGTGCATTGTACGAACTGGCCCATTGCCTTGACTTGGTCGGTCAGCTCGAAAGCCATTTGTCCTATTACCACGAGCTGGTAGACCGTGATCCGTTTTCGCACCATGCCTGGTATAATCTGGGCATTGCATTCAGCAAGCTGGAAAGGCATGAAGACGCGGTGAATGCCTATGAGTATGCTACGCTTGTCAAAGATGATTTTGCATCCGCATTCTTTCAGCTGGGCAATGCATACATGAGTCTTGAAAAATATGCCGATGCCAAAGACCAGTACCTGCGCGCTATGGAGCTGGAAGGCGAACAGCCCGAAACCTGCTGCTGCCTGGGTACCTGCTACGAAAAGCTGGGCGATTTTGAGACGGCGATCCGCTACTACCGGCAAACCGTGAAGCTGGACAAGCAATGGGATGACGGATGGTATGGGCTGGGCATTTGTTTCAGTGAACTTGGACGCTGGTATGAAGCAGTGGGTTTTATTCGCAAAGCGATCCAGATTACCGAACTCAACCCGGATTACTGGCTGGCACTTGCAGAGACCGAGTTTAAAGTCGGGAATGTTATTTCGGCATTTGAAGCCTTTGAAAAAGCAGCAGAAATTGAGCCTTCCAATCCTGATATCTGGCTGAAATGGTCGTATGTGCTGTTTGAACAAGGCAATTATGCCCGCGCCTGTGACTTGCTGCAGGCTGCTGTCGACGAAATGCCGGAAGAAGCCGATCTGCACTACCGCATGGCCGTTTACCAGATCCATGCAGGACAATACCGCGAGGCATTGGTTAATCTTGAAAATGCACTCACCCTTGATTATGAGGGCCACGTACAGCTTTTTGATTTCTTTCCCGATCTGGAAAAACAAAAAGCATTATACCGCATCATCGAACAATACCGGGAGAAATAACCTCCCGGTATTGTTACTTCAGACTCCCGTATAAAGCGGCAAGCTGCCCCGCTATCTGCTGACCATCAAACTGCCGGACATGCTCCTGCCCTGCCACCGCGAGCTGCGCGCGGAGTGTTTCATGCTCAATAAGTTGGCGCAATTTTCCGGTAATATCGTCCAGGTCAACGGGATCTGCATACAAGCCTCCCGGACCTCCGGCCTCTTCCAGACAGGAACCTTTGGCGGCCAGTACGGGCGTTCCGCTATGCAATGCCTCTACAACCGGAATTCCAAAACCTTCATAAACGGAGATGTAGGCGAATACTTCTGCCTGCTGGTATAAGGCAGGTAAATGCGCAGTAGGCACATCGGTGAGCAGCCGCACACTATTTTCCAAATTGTTTTTCCTGATAAAATCCCGGATCGCCTCAGCGTAGGCAGTGGGCTTTCCGACAAGTACCAGATCAAAATCCTTTCGTGGCAGCCGTGCAAATGCTTCCGCGAGGCGAAGTTGATTTTTACGCTCCTCCAAAGTACCTACACTCAGTATGTAGGGTTTTTCCAAACCATAAGACTGCACAATCTGCTTTCGCTCTGCTAGCGGTACCGCGTGCCGGAATACAGGGTTACAATCCTGGTAAATGACCTTTATCTTTGTATCTGGTACCCGGTAAAGCTCTATAAGGTCGCGGCGTGTCTGGTCGCTCACGGCAATCACTGCATCTGCCCGCCGGCAGGCAGATTTAAACTTGTGACGGTAAATAAGCCTGTCGGCAGGATTGAACAAATGCGGCAGACGTTCGAAAATCAGATCATGGATTGTAACAACGGATGCAATGCCCGCCTGTTCCAGCCCCTGCGGCAACTCATTACTGAGTCCGTGAAAAATCCCGATCCTGTCTTTTTTCAGCTGATGTAAAACGCTGCTGTATCGCCAGAAGGCTGATAGCTTTTTATCTAAAAATCGGTCGGGCAGCTGTATGTTTTCTTTCGGGAAAGTCTGAAAAAGTCCGTTACGGTCTTTGGGCGTGTAGGCAAGGTACTCGTCGCCAGGCTCGTAGGCAAGAAGCGATTCCAGCACGAAACGGCTGTAATTGCCCAGGCCCGTCTTATTTGCAAATGCCCTCTTGGCATCAAATCCTATGCGCATGCGACTCGTCCATTTTGAAAGAATAACGGCCGGACATCTGGCGGCTTTCAGCGCAAAAGTCTGTATTTTTGTATTTACCGCCGTAAATTATTGGCGATTATTTTGTGTTCATAAGGAATGAAGAGAAACAGCATTCGTAAAAGAGGCAACCCTCGATCCACCTCCATCTCACCCGCAGAAGAATACCAGATACATACGCTTGCCAACGGAATCAGGATAGCCCACAAGCAGGTTCCGTACACGCAGATTGCGCATTGCGGCATTATGCTGGATATCGGCAGCCGCGACGAGCTTCCCTACCAGCAGGGACTCGCGCATTTTTGGGAGCATATGGCCTTTAAAGGAACAGAGAAACGCAGCTCCTATCATATCATCAACCGGCTTGAAAACGTAGGCGGTGAATTAAATGCTTATACGACTAAGGAAAAAATCTGCTTTCACGCCTCGGTACTGGACGACCATTTTGAAAAAGCACTGGAACTGCTGGCCGATATTACTTTTCACTCCGTTTTTCCTGAAAAACAGATTGAACGCGAGCGGAATGTGATCCTGGAAGAAATGTCTATGTACGTGGACTCTCCGGAGGACGCGATCCAGGACGATTTTGATGAGCTGGTTTTTCCGGATCATGCATTGGGCAAAAATATTCTGGGTACCAATGAAACCGTAAGTTCGTTTGACCGGGAGCACCTGTTCCGGTTTATCCATGATAACATTGATACCGAAAGGATTGTAGTGTCTTCCGTGAGCCGGCTGCCATTTGCAAAAGTTATAAAAACCGCTGAAAAGTACCTGGGCCAGGTACCGCACCACCGCACTGAAAGGACCCGAACGGCGCCTATACATTATGCGCCTGTTTCATTGCAGAAAGAGCGGCCGATCCAGCAGGCGCAATGTGCGATGGGCCAGCCTGCCTATGCATTGCAGGACGATCGCCGGCTGCCGTTTTTTGTACTGATCAACCTGCTCGGCGGACCAGGCATGAATTCGCGCTTCAACCTGTCGCTGCGTGAGAAGTATGGTTTTGTGTACTCCATTGAGGCCAACTACACACCGTACCTGGATACAGGCTTTACGGGCATATTCTTTGGCACCGAAAAAAAGCAGCTTGCCAAAAGCATTAACCTGATTCACAAGGAACTGAAAAGGATTCGCCAGGTGCCCTTGTCCGTGCTGCAGTTACACCAGACCAAAGTACAGCTGATGGGTCAGCTTGCGATGTCCGAGGAAAGCAATATGAGCTTTATGCTGATGATGGCCAAAAGCCTGCTGGACACCGGGAAGGTTGATTCCCTCCCTGAAATCTTTGCAGAAATTGAGCAGATTACCGCCGCACAGTTGCAGGAAATTGCGCAGGAAATGTTTGACGAGGCTAATTTCAGTTACCTCACATTTATACCA harbors:
- the metG gene encoding methionine--tRNA ligase; its protein translation is MPISNPQRYTVTAALIYANGPIHIGHLAGCYIPADIYVRYLRSNRKEVAFISGTDEHGVPITIRAKKEGLTPQGVVDKYYAQIDQSFKALGITFDIYSRTSKPIHHETSQAFFLDLYNKGVFTEETTEQYYDETAQQFLADRYIVGTCPVCANPNAYGDQCERCGSTLSPMELKDPRSMLSGAKPVLKATKNWYLPLDTMQSQIEEYINSHPEWKTNVAGQCQSWLKDGLKPRAMTRDLDWGISVPLPHTDGKVLYVWFEAPIGYISATKDWLVQQNGSDEGWEKWWRPAEDGGGETKLVHFIGKDNIVFHCIIFPATLMAEGNYILADNVPANEFMNLEGDKISTSRNWAVWLHEYLEELPDKQDVLRYVLTASAPETKDSEFTWKDFQTRNNSELVGIFGNFINRATVLTQKFCDGKVPAAGNLEDADRALLSELAAFPARIGESIEAYRFREALSYIMDLARLGNKYLADTQPWHVIKTDPERVNTILNLALQVCGTLSIVAEPVLPFTAAKIREQLGIAGKDWLDAGKADLLTAGSLVPEGKLLFEKIEDHVVERQIQKLHDAKRQNELEGKVVSPVKAEIQYDDFAKMDIRVATILEAEAVPKSKKLLKLLVDIGLEKRTVLSGISEHFKPEAIIGKKVLYLANLAPRKMMGMESHGMILMAEQKDGSLSFVQPETDVWNGGTVN
- a CDS encoding NAD-dependent epimerase/dehydratase family protein, whose product is MKVLVTGATGLVGSHTARKLIAAGCEVHALVRNGANRSLLSGIESSITWQEGDILDLGALESAIRQVDYVVHAAAVVSFVPRDRKMMYKVNVEGTANVVNVCLKYPIKKLCHVSSIAAIGRPDSRKFQAGREVVLNEDQRWEDSPENSEYAKTKHLAELEVWRGIAEGLGAVIVNPTVILGEGDWTRSSTQLFRYVYKENPFYTEGIANVVDVQDVAEVIEKLLFSNISGERFLLNAGSITYENLFSLIADAMGKMRPAYQVKPWLAGIIWRIEAVRTWLLGTKPLITKETAKSAARKIRYDNRKIREALDFSFQPVEKSVSRISESLLGKI
- a CDS encoding tetratricopeptide repeat protein, producing the protein MMEKNFGERRDYLNETLLRFERMLKTSEPVFFDLDTYEKVTIHYIEKGDWDKAFKACELGLSDYPYSLDLLLNMVQLHANRGEHDLAQEILERASLFHPGDIEISFMQVAISNMMGEYEEAIEVLEGLLQRVEDQDEIYFQIGQTYQNWGKYEDAILYYKKSLRNNLNNESALYELAHCLDLVGQLESHLSYYHELVDRDPFSHHAWYNLGIAFSKLERHEDAVNAYEYATLVKDDFASAFFQLGNAYMSLEKYADAKDQYLRAMELEGEQPETCCCLGTCYEKLGDFETAIRYYRQTVKLDKQWDDGWYGLGICFSELGRWYEAVGFIRKAIQITELNPDYWLALAETEFKVGNVISAFEAFEKAAEIEPSNPDIWLKWSYVLFEQGNYARACDLLQAAVDEMPEEADLHYRMAVYQIHAGQYREALVNLENALTLDYEGHVQLFDFFPDLEKQKALYRIIEQYREK
- a CDS encoding glycosyltransferase family 4 protein → MRIGFDAKRAFANKTGLGNYSRFVLESLLAYEPGDEYLAYTPKDRNGLFQTFPKENIQLPDRFLDKKLSAFWRYSSVLHQLKKDRIGIFHGLSNELPQGLEQAGIASVVTIHDLIFERLPHLFNPADRLIYRHKFKSACRRADAVIAVSDQTRRDLIELYRVPDTKIKVIYQDCNPVFRHAVPLAERKQIVQSYGLEKPYILSVGTLEERKNQLRLAEAFARLPRKDFDLVLVGKPTAYAEAIRDFIRKNNLENSVRLLTDVPTAHLPALYQQAEVFAYISVYEGFGIPVVEALHSGTPVLAAKGSCLEEAGGPGGLYADPVDLDDITGKLRQLIEHETLRAQLAVAGQEHVRQFDGQQIAGQLAALYGSLK
- a CDS encoding M16 family metallopeptidase; the encoded protein is MKRNSIRKRGNPRSTSISPAEEYQIHTLANGIRIAHKQVPYTQIAHCGIMLDIGSRDELPYQQGLAHFWEHMAFKGTEKRSSYHIINRLENVGGELNAYTTKEKICFHASVLDDHFEKALELLADITFHSVFPEKQIERERNVILEEMSMYVDSPEDAIQDDFDELVFPDHALGKNILGTNETVSSFDREHLFRFIHDNIDTERIVVSSVSRLPFAKVIKTAEKYLGQVPHHRTERTRTAPIHYAPVSLQKERPIQQAQCAMGQPAYALQDDRRLPFFVLINLLGGPGMNSRFNLSLREKYGFVYSIEANYTPYLDTGFTGIFFGTEKKQLAKSINLIHKELKRIRQVPLSVLQLHQTKVQLMGQLAMSEESNMSFMLMMAKSLLDTGKVDSLPEIFAEIEQITAAQLQEIAQEMFDEANFSYLTFIPED